A single Caldivirga sp. DNA region contains:
- a CDS encoding glycosyltransferase family 4 protein, producing MTKVTVLAPIDSNGFIRRLGPMLRLFSLPYNDFEIEVTGDVSSVVESRSMSLDALSGFRLVIKVLHDNLRKLNDVVHAFFWYIRPGTKLILETDQSPGQFFTGYLNMTPVKTPVRALYKDSVIITWSRWARDGLLRDGFNDEQVKVIPLPYIESLFKVKAAKIKAIVFVGYDYYRKGGDLALKTMAVVKSIDSSVKTIYIGQIPYGKPRFIDEHYVYLPRPKVLKILAESIIALAPSRHEAYGLAAMDAMANKTIVVATDVEGLGEFVKVNGGVVCPLGDLNCLVESTLRYLNKREYEARASLQLQRLMENHNLGKIRNMMKETYEEVSGK from the coding sequence GTGACTAAGGTAACAGTATTAGCGCCAATTGATTCTAATGGATTCATTAGGAGACTTGGCCCCATGCTTAGGTTATTCTCCTTACCTTACAATGACTTTGAAATAGAGGTTACTGGTGATGTGTCATCAGTAGTTGAATCCAGGTCCATGAGCCTTGATGCGTTATCTGGGTTTAGACTGGTTATTAAGGTGCTTCATGATAATTTAAGGAAACTAAACGATGTAGTGCATGCCTTCTTCTGGTATATTAGGCCGGGAACTAAGCTAATTCTTGAGACTGATCAATCCCCAGGTCAATTCTTCACAGGATACTTGAACATGACTCCTGTTAAAACACCAGTAAGGGCACTGTATAAGGATTCAGTAATAATTACCTGGAGTAGGTGGGCTAGGGATGGGTTATTGAGGGATGGCTTCAATGATGAGCAGGTGAAGGTAATTCCATTACCCTACATTGAATCATTATTTAAGGTTAAGGCCGCTAAGATTAAGGCCATAGTCTTCGTGGGTTATGATTACTATAGGAAGGGTGGTGACTTAGCCTTAAAGACCATGGCTGTGGTTAAGTCCATTGATTCCTCGGTTAAGACAATATACATTGGTCAAATACCCTATGGTAAACCAAGGTTCATTGATGAGCACTACGTCTACTTACCTAGACCCAAGGTCCTTAAAATACTTGCAGAATCCATAATTGCCTTAGCCCCATCTAGGCATGAGGCATATGGATTAGCGGCCATGGATGCGATGGCTAATAAGACTATTGTGGTAGCCACTGATGTTGAGGGGCTTGGGGAATTTGTTAAGGTTAATGGAGGTGTGGTATGTCCTCTAGGCGACTTAAACTGCCTAGTTGAAAGCACATTAAGGTACCTGAATAAGAGGGAGTATGAAGCCAGAGCAAGTCTGCAGCTTCAAAGACTTATGGAGAACCATAACCTAGGTAAAATCAGGAACATGATGAAGGAAACTTATGAGGAGGTATCAGGTAAATAA
- a CDS encoding sulfite exporter TauE/SafE family protein codes for MIYVTPLQYALSVVSGILVGFSLGLIGGGGSILAVPLFLYLVGLDTIPNAAHVAIGTTALAVGLNAYINSYMHLKRRNVALKVGGVFAGVGVVGALIGAYLGHITPGTRLLIYFSIAMIVLGIYVAVRRESTKAGTSDEVDRIIQSLSKCPRLTLGTILKVASAGFVVGLVSGYFGIGGGFLIVPALMFSTGLCITRAIGTSLISVGTFGVASGAEYWAYGEVLVLVAALYVLGGIAGGYAGTSIAVKAPKNALRVAYGIIIVLVGIYMLYRLGVF; via the coding sequence ATGATATACGTAACGCCACTTCAATACGCCCTATCTGTAGTATCAGGAATACTAGTAGGCTTCTCACTTGGTTTAATAGGGGGAGGAGGCTCCATACTTGCTGTACCCCTCTTCCTATACCTTGTGGGTTTAGACACAATACCCAATGCGGCTCACGTGGCAATAGGCACCACAGCATTAGCAGTTGGCTTAAACGCATACATAAACTCCTACATGCACCTCAAGAGGCGTAACGTAGCGTTGAAGGTCGGTGGTGTATTTGCTGGCGTGGGGGTAGTGGGTGCATTAATAGGCGCATACCTAGGTCACATTACGCCAGGCACTAGGCTTCTAATATACTTCTCAATAGCGATGATAGTGCTTGGGATATATGTGGCTGTGAGAAGGGAATCAACCAAGGCAGGTACGAGTGATGAAGTTGATAGGATTATTCAGTCACTTAGTAAATGCCCAAGGTTAACACTGGGTACAATTCTGAAGGTGGCTAGTGCCGGGTTCGTGGTTGGCTTAGTGAGCGGCTACTTTGGAATAGGGGGTGGTTTCCTCATTGTACCTGCGTTAATGTTCTCAACGGGCTTATGCATAACTAGGGCGATTGGAACATCATTGATAAGCGTTGGCACCTTTGGTGTCGCCAGTGGGGCGGAGTATTGGGCCTACGGGGAAGTACTGGTACTTGTTGCTGCATTATACGTGCTTGGGGGTATTGCCGGTGGTTATGCTGGGACAAGCATAGCGGTTAAGGCCCCTAAGAATGCGCTTAGGGTGGCTTATGGAATCATAATAGTGCTGGTGGGTATATACATGCTCTACAGGTTAGGTGTCTTTTAA
- a CDS encoding chromatin protein Cren7, translating to MAVNVQQYLNKEYEVECDGQMVKLKPVKAWVLQPKGRKGVVIGLFKCPNGKTIRKAIGKIE from the coding sequence ATGGCAGTAAACGTACAACAATACCTCAATAAGGAGTATGAAGTAGAATGCGATGGGCAGATGGTTAAGCTGAAGCCGGTTAAGGCATGGGTGCTTCAGCCAAAGGGCAGGAAGGGTGTTGTAATAGGGCTCTTCAAGTGCCCTAATGGTAAGACAATAAGGAAGGCAATAGGCAAGATCGAGTAA
- a CDS encoding ATP-binding protein, translating to MMKKIKLSFANLTVEFTDRNLALRRIEEWAEKSTFPVQVIYGPEGCGKTAWLKQSIELLKELGFNVIYINPLNKEVITEFGITNLRDRFLTLVRDAIAQNALGRLAWLAFDIAKELIKETKSKVAVITDDAFQIIGIRNAAIYVKALLNLIEYPPEMYERIITITATSEGVSLREIGRHEWADLRPMWNMPKEGFRQLYEQIPGDKLDLLETWRLTGGNPRMLENLYKVNWNIDVVIEDIIRRKNITPQFIARWRNWLEEAIKDPDTLWSPNAPEELINELIEKNLILYFLPERKPWFWIDQPPLEKDPELGIGRYVAWQTPLHREAIRKALGK from the coding sequence ATGATGAAGAAGATTAAGCTAAGCTTCGCTAATCTAACAGTTGAATTCACTGATAGGAATTTGGCACTGAGGCGTATTGAGGAATGGGCGGAGAAAAGCACATTCCCTGTCCAGGTAATCTATGGACCAGAGGGTTGCGGTAAAACTGCTTGGCTTAAACAATCTATTGAGCTCCTTAAGGAACTGGGATTCAATGTTATTTACATTAATCCTCTCAATAAGGAGGTTATTACAGAATTCGGTATTACGAACCTAAGGGATAGGTTCCTCACTTTAGTTAGGGACGCCATTGCTCAAAATGCCCTTGGTAGGCTTGCTTGGTTAGCCTTTGATATAGCTAAGGAGTTGATTAAGGAAACTAAAAGTAAAGTAGCAGTGATCACCGATGATGCGTTCCAAATAATAGGCATTAGGAATGCGGCAATATATGTGAAAGCTTTACTTAATTTAATCGAGTACCCACCGGAAATGTATGAAAGAATAATTACGATAACCGCTACCAGCGAGGGTGTAAGTCTACGGGAAATAGGTAGGCATGAGTGGGCTGATTTAAGGCCAATGTGGAATATGCCTAAGGAAGGCTTCAGGCAACTCTATGAGCAAATACCTGGCGATAAACTGGACCTCCTCGAAACCTGGAGGTTAACGGGTGGTAACCCGAGAATGCTTGAGAATCTCTATAAAGTGAATTGGAACATAGACGTTGTAATAGAGGATATTATCAGGAGGAAGAACATAACACCTCAATTTATTGCCAGGTGGCGTAATTGGCTTGAGGAGGCGATTAAAGACCCAGACACACTATGGAGTCCTAACGCTCCAGAGGAGTTGATCAATGAGTTAATTGAAAAGAACCTGATACTATACTTCCTGCCAGAGAGGAAACCATGGTTCTGGATAGATCAACCACCATTAGAAAAAGACCCAGAACTCGGTATTGGAAGGTACGTAGCCTGGCAAACACCACTCCATAGGGAAGCAATCAGGAAAGCATTAGGGAAGTAG
- the pyrF gene encoding orotidine-5'-phosphate decarboxylase yields MRIRDLRNASRVVLALDLTEPRRYWGIMDELRGLVKIVKVSWVTLLTIGPEGLSKLINYNKDVYFLMDAKLADVGFINNIIASKLKELGVNGVIVHGFVGKVNMPNVEGLDLLVLASMTSGGELYDANFEGMISMVKEINAAGVIIGGNKPNLIRRARSYLGNDYVILSPGIGAQGVKPGCAIFHGADFEIVGRAIYESGNPRDSFIKIEEESKKAECSQ; encoded by the coding sequence ATGAGGATAAGGGACTTAAGAAACGCAAGTAGGGTAGTGTTGGCCCTAGACTTAACTGAACCCAGGAGATACTGGGGCATTATGGATGAGTTAAGGGGTTTAGTTAAAATTGTTAAGGTTAGTTGGGTAACGTTACTTACAATAGGGCCTGAGGGATTAAGTAAGCTGATAAATTATAATAAGGATGTTTACTTCCTCATGGACGCTAAATTAGCCGATGTAGGGTTCATAAATAACATAATCGCAAGTAAACTTAAGGAGCTGGGTGTTAATGGAGTTATAGTTCATGGATTCGTAGGTAAGGTTAACATGCCTAATGTAGAAGGCCTAGATTTACTAGTTCTAGCATCAATGACAAGTGGGGGTGAGTTATATGATGCTAACTTTGAGGGGATGATCAGTATGGTTAAGGAGATTAACGCCGCAGGGGTTATTATTGGTGGTAATAAGCCTAATTTAATAAGGAGGGCAAGATCATATTTAGGTAATGACTACGTAATACTTAGCCCAGGTATTGGTGCACAGGGGGTTAAGCCGGGGTGCGCGATATTTCATGGTGCTGATTTTGAAATAGTGGGTAGAGCCATATATGAGTCAGGGAACCCTAGGGATTCATTTATTAAAATTGAGGAGGAGTCTAAGAAGGCTGAGTGCAGTCAATGA
- a CDS encoding MBL fold metallo-hydrolase — protein MLIKPLGEESLGVRSMSLYVETKDLKILIDPGASLVPFRFGLPPHPREFDALKAFRGKLMNLADKVDYIFISHYHRDHFTPPYSSIYMGTGAKDYELVYEGKVVFAKDYETVNPSQRRRGIGLFKAIQGLVNKWVKCDGQSIKVNNTRLIFSTPIPHGKPGSRTGYVVGLGIIDESSSLGYIPDVQGPLSREAVEFALNLRADFLIVGGFPAYLLGGSFKQEDLNEANNNLVTIWSNAKPKKLIIAHHLLRVINWRDYLPSGIEAHTYASLLGLSDNLLEARRRELYEVENPGRDYISRFKRGGVEE, from the coding sequence ATGCTAATTAAGCCACTTGGTGAGGAAAGCCTTGGTGTAAGATCAATGAGCCTCTACGTGGAGACTAAGGATTTAAAGATATTGATTGACCCAGGGGCAAGCTTAGTTCCCTTTAGGTTTGGTCTACCACCGCATCCAAGGGAGTTCGACGCCCTTAAAGCCTTTAGGGGGAAGTTAATGAATCTCGCTGATAAGGTTGATTACATCTTCATATCTCATTACCATAGGGACCACTTCACCCCACCCTACAGTAGCATCTACATGGGTACTGGGGCCAAGGACTATGAATTGGTTTATGAAGGTAAGGTAGTTTTCGCTAAGGATTATGAAACCGTTAACCCAAGCCAGAGGAGGAGAGGTATTGGACTCTTTAAGGCGATTCAGGGTTTAGTGAATAAGTGGGTTAAGTGTGATGGGCAGTCCATTAAGGTTAACAACACTAGGCTTATTTTCTCCACTCCAATTCCCCACGGTAAACCAGGTAGTAGAACTGGGTACGTGGTAGGCTTAGGAATCATTGATGAATCCAGTTCCCTCGGCTACATACCTGATGTTCAAGGCCCACTTTCCAGGGAGGCTGTTGAATTCGCATTAAATCTTAGGGCTGATTTCCTAATAGTGGGTGGTTTCCCAGCATACCTCCTTGGCGGTTCCTTTAAGCAGGAGGATCTTAATGAGGCTAATAATAACCTAGTCACAATATGGAGTAACGCTAAACCTAAGAAACTTATAATTGCTCATCACTTACTCAGAGTAATTAACTGGAGGGATTACTTACCCAGTGGTATTGAAGCGCATACCTACGCATCACTACTTGGCTTAAGTGATAACCTGCTTGAAGCCAGGAGGAGGGAATTATATGAAGTTGAGAATCCTGGGAGGGATTATATTAGTAGGTTTAAGAGGGGTGGTGTAGAGGAATAA